A stretch of DNA from Lotus japonicus ecotype B-129 chromosome 4, LjGifu_v1.2:
TGCCCGGTAAGAACATAAGTTACATACATTCCAAGCAATCAGTTGATCTTTTCCTAGCTACAAGCAACTGCGATTCCATTAATCTCTTAGGCCATCATTTAccttgttttcattttcaatatGTCTACCCATTTTACTATCTTAATAAGATGTTCAAGTGATATATTTTGTGCATTCTCTATAATTCAGAATCAATAGGAGAAAACAAAGACAGAATATAAAGAAAACCAATAGTTGACAAAATTTCTAATTACACCATAATTTATTTACATTTACAACACAGTCTCACTCTAATACTGATTAAACGGGTGCAAACAACTTGCACACTGCCTACACGTTAGAAGGATCTAGTTCCACATCTTCAACCCTGAAGAGAAGGAAGCACACAGATCTTCCTGcacttttttttctaattagaaattattttattaaaaaacaaaaaggtGCTGCAAGAGCAGGTTAATCTTCCTTGATGCCTTTCCAGTTAAACCCTGCTGTTTGCAGGCAGAGGGAGAACACCATCAAAGAAATCACCAAAATAGCCATGCGGCTCATGCACCAGCCTTGAGATGATATCTCTCAGTGTGATTAGTCCTTGCAGATTCCCATCATCATCCACAACATAGACCCTGTGAATCTTCTCACGGTCAAGCAATTGAATCAGCTCTTTGATTGTGCAGTCCTTTTTGCATGTAATAAATTCACTTGACATTGAGGATGCATTTTTGTTCTTGTCTAAGTAGGTTCTAACAGCAGTCAGGAAGTCTTTTACTGCAACAGTTCTGTTACAGTGTGAAAATCCAACAAGTGTTAAGCAATGGAAGAAGGTAGAACAACAACAGAAATAATATTTATGAATTGCAGCCTAAACAAGCTCACTGCATCTGATTAAATGTGATGACATACCTATAGTCATGATAAATTTCTGGGGCAGTTAGCAAAAATTGAACATCTCGCAAGCTTATATTACCAACTGCAGTTGCGCCACCTCTTCTGATTACAGGTACCCCTCCAATCCTCTTTTTCCTCATCAGTTTAAATGCTTGAAGGACTGGTTCGTCCTCATAAACCTGAAAACAAGGAAATAATCCACTGTGAAGTTCATCAATATCAACAAGCCTACTTCAAAGAGGGTAATGAAATAACTTATTCCAGCCCAGAACATTTGTCATACATGTAATATAATTTAAGAAATGCAGGAAAGCTTTTTCTCGATATGCGGTAAAATTCATACTTGATACGGTTCAATGCAGTGAAGAACATAAATTATAGACgtttgaaaattcttctacaattgattctaaaaccaTAATAGATTCTGAGGAGAAACATCTGTGAGTAGCTTCTCGGTTCCAAATTGACTCAAAGGAAAGAAAAGCTTATCCAAACAGTCCGGGGGTTACATTATGATACAGTAGAGCATAGCACTGTGCTAATCCTATTTAATATTATTGCAGTTGAATTGTTATATGGCATGGCTTACTGTTAGTTAAGGTTTGATAGTAATATATATGGCAGTTCCACTCAGCTAATGCAGAACTCCAACTTAAGATTGGTACACACCTTGATGATTTGATCTGGTGTCACAAGGGGAAGACCAACTTCAGATATTTCCTTAGCTCCCCAACTTTCAAACCACTGAAGCCCAACGCATTCTGCCAACATGTGAATGACTGCAGATTGTGTAATAATGTTACCAATTCTACCAGCACCTAAATCCACCACAGGAACACTCTTCATCTTGTACTTGGAAAGCAACAAGAGCATGGTTAGGAATGAATTTGATCTCTCTAAAGCAAGAAACGGGGCCCAGCGGAATGTCCCTGAAATATCACGAACCTGAAATAACCaaataaaatttaatcaaaCTAAGTGCT
This window harbors:
- the LOC130714490 gene encoding SNF1-related protein kinase regulatory subunit gamma-1, whose protein sequence is MATMMQECPRSPEAKLGMRVEDLWDVMEPQLSPNEKLNACFESIPVSAFPLPPLNQEIEIKSDATLAEAVKILARHNVFSAPVVDVDAPEDASWIDRYIGIVEFAGIVVWILHQSEPSSPRSPSTPTSASAIAAKANGITFALELEALGLGSAATTAGNFFEDLTSSELYKNTKVRDISGTFRWAPFLALERSNSFLTMLLLLSKYKMKSVPVVDLGAGRIGNIITQSAVIHMLAECVGLQWFESWGAKEISEVGLPLVTPDQIIKVYEDEPVLQAFKLMRKKRIGGVPVIRRGGATAVGNISLRDVQFLLTAPEIYHDYRTVAVKDFLTAVRTYLDKNKNASSMSSEFITCKKDCTIKELIQLLDREKIHRVYVVDDDGNLQGLITLRDIISRLVHEPHGYFGDFFDGVLPLPANSRV